A region of the Vicugna pacos chromosome 7, VicPac4, whole genome shotgun sequence genome:
GacacacaccctctccaacaGCTGGGGCAGGAGATGCGACCTAAGCAGTATGGAGGCCAGACCTGACTTCCAATCACACTGCTCCAACCACTGAACGTGATCTTTATGAAGCTTTATTCAAGATGCCACAATGACACCgtcaaaatgaaaatacaccACGCTAAGTAGGACAGGGTATGATCTCAaagtaaaaaaaggaaacatgttTAAGCAGTAACAGAGGCCGTCTGAATGAAAGGATGACAGGGAATTTCTCCAGCTCCTCATGTTCTCAGTAACTTCCGAATGCCCTGCAGTGAATTAGTCACAGTGACACGGGGACGCAAGGGGACAGGTCTCCCAGGCTCACCCCCACAGCCAGGGCCACAGTGCAGATTAGGCCTCGGTGCCTCGCCCTGCGTCTCCCCACCTTCCGTCTCACCGCCACGTCCCCTGGTGACCCAGCACCTTGGGAGAGCTAGACTCGCGTCTTGTGGGGTGAGATGGGCCACCCCCCACACCCCtacctctccttttccttcttctccaccGGATCCCCCCAGTGCCTGGTCCCACGCCCTCAGGTCCTGCCCTGGCCCCAAAAGAACTCAGGCCAGGCTGTTCCATTCCTAGGATATACATCTTTCCTTGCTTCCTGAGGTGTCCACTGTAGAAAGGAAGAAACCCCAAGGTTTCTGGGGGTCTGCAAACTACAGGTAAGAATGACAGTGTGAGGACTGGGGGGGGGTctcagctctcctcagtcacatgACCTCAGGAGCCAGCGGTCCCAGCCACCAGAGCTCTGGGGCACTCTGGGATCCAGGGAGAGTACAGGCCCTGAGAAGCCCCGTGTGCCCGTGGGCCCCTTCCTCTTAAAACAGCGCCTCTGTCTCAGGAAGAGCGCCCACAGTGTCCCCCTGGCCTGGGTGGCTGGGCATACCTCCCCCGCAGCACACACGGCTCCCTGGGCTCTGGCTGCTCTCAGGGCCCGCACCCCCGACACACACGGACAAGCTGTATGGGGGGCCCTTACTACCCGCTGGTATTTTAAAAGAGCACCACAGTTAACAAGCTGTGTAGTACAACTGGGAGTCACCCGTGAGCGGAGTAAACCTTTCCACACACACACCGCTGGCCATAAATCAAGCGGCGGCCAGATGGAAAAGGACACCTCCCTGTAAGTGAAAGCGGCCATCTGGCAAGAGGTGAGAAACTGCCCTCATTCTTTTCAAACAGGTTTAAGATTCTGGCTGCCCTTGTCTAATGTCCTCAGGTGCAATACTCTGCTTCTTTCCACAGGCAGCTTTTCGGGGCATCAGACCGTGCAGTCAGGCTCACTGGTCTGTTCCACATCAGCCAGGTCCCCACTGGGGAAGATAAGGGGCGGCGGGGTGTAGCTGGGGAAATTCTCCAGGTTGGTCTTCAGGAAGAGAAGATACTGGATGGCGTCCACTGGGAGAGAGGGGTCATGTTCCGTGATGGTCCGGCTGCCCAGGGAGGCCAAGACACTTGCTGAGAAGGTGCCCGTCGGGGGGCAGGACAGATAGATGGTGGCCAGTCTCGCCAGGGCTGGCCAGACATCCCACCTCTTCTCCCAGTAAGCCAGGGGGTCCTCCTGGGCACCCACCGCCTCATTCTCGCGCAGGTACTTCTTCACAATGACGCTGGCCTGGTGGTTCTCCATGGAGAGCGAGGCACCACtcctcctggaggccagcagcccCACGCTTTCCAGCTGCTCCAGCAGGCTCTTCTCCCTCTGGCCAAACAGCAAAGACTCAGAGGCACTGCCTCTCTGCATAGGGTCCTCTTGGTCCTTTCCCTCTGCCCCGGAGCTCCTGGCCACTCTACCACTCAAGGCGGAGTCCGCACGCACAGCCCGGGGGCTCTGCAGGGACGGCGAGGGAGGCAAGGAGTATTCCGACACCATGATCTCCTTCACCTTGTACACGAGCACCTGCTTCCAGTGGTCAATGTCAGCCCCCGCGGGCAGGATTGCCTCGATCCTCCCCTTGAAGCGGGGATCCAAGAGGGTCGCCAGCACAAACTCCTCGCGGTGGAAGAGCTCGGTGAGCTGGCCATCTGTGGTCAGCTGCAGGGCCAAGCCCTCAGCCAGCCGCACAGCTGCACCCATCTCCCCAGCGCTCTGCTCCTCAAAGTACCCGCGAACCTGCTCCAGGAAGATGTGCAGGTAGCGTAGCTGGGGCAGCACCAGGCTCAAGGAAGCCTGTGTGGTGCTCGCCTCCCGGACCACCATCTGGAAGGGCCGCAGGAGCTGGACCAGGCTGTCTGTCAGGCTCCAAAACATGGCCGACAGGGCTGTCCCCGCCTTCCCCAGCTGGTGTTTCTCCTCATACTCCTGCAGTGGCCGCTGCTGCTCCACCAGCCACTCCATCAGGCGGTAGGCAGAGACCCAGTGGTCTGAGAGCTCCCAAAAGGGCTGGTGCGCTGGGAGGCCGCACCGCCGCtgcagctgggagaggagccGCCGGGCCTCTGCGGAGCCTTGGAAGTGGCTGCAGATGGCCCTGGCCGTGCCCAGGATGATCTGGACGCTGTGATGGTGACACAGAAAGCTTCCCACCAGAGAGTCGAGGCAGTGGACAAAGCAAGGGACAGGGATGTAGCCCTCTGTCCTCACCACCTGCTCCAGGCTGGGGCAGCCACCCGCCACCAGAAAGCCCGGCCTCAGGGAGCCGTGGCTGAGCCACAAGCTGAGCTgctcccgcagctcccgctgcctGTCCTCTAGGACACTCTCCAGGGGAAGGCCCCGGACCCAGAGCACAGCCTGCTTCCTTGGGCTTCCAGACCCCACCTGTTGGCTACCCGGCCGTGTCACCCCCCAGTGGGCAGTGATAGCCACATAGTCCACAACTGTGTCCTGGGCTGCCACGGACACACTGAGGTGAACGCAGCCACCCTTAGCCCACCGCATTTCCTGACGCACCTGCTCCCCCATTGCTTCATGGAGCAGAGGCAAGGCTTTCCCAGAGAAGAAGGCTGGAGGTGGCAGGTGGTAGCAGGGATCCACTTGGGCCATAAATCTTCTGAAGGGTGGGGACGAAACAAAAGAAAGTGGCAAGGCCAGGCTGCAGAGTAACTCGGCAATGCTGTGGTTCCAGGCCTGTGCTCGGGGCTGGTTGGGGGCA
Encoded here:
- the LRRC61 gene encoding leucine-rich repeat-containing protein 61 isoform X2 encodes the protein MLEVETVRKPPKKHTPSRSVGQEPPLCADSAETRSKSPATTLASSSSKFNTRATNTSCGLGWDAGGHLPENEVKLEFADIEEKAGGSRKIRASNSQKKSERELPLQRKRPRPLPRALSVPSPDQAFLEEQEEGPLGPHVCSKKRRAYSLERPGLHPAVSGANCHASPGQDKNKPKGDPGPCGLKSVLGQEPPVQPRKKVSKQKACGRRKEGEPAARTLRDPVLSSGQAPSSLVLVQTSSLDRREVGQPGENEVRQTDVLIARLAREVRHLKKWKKRHLLPGVGEQPPLLSLQRPLCPKKLVSTAGVEAKGWAPGPPPGPLDTTGQKPTPDLRRFFTTVNYRNICRVTCTLCHASIKQGKVKGQSQPSGLVRHLARKHGLDVGRKPTAAGPGREQGGAENKQKGLPAGAAGQVSQGLPSPRRCPDASPPEDGEGQAAPGRPEQLVQALSPLPTPTRDKPTVAPVEGGEDQGGLYAPNQPRAQAWNHSIAELLCSLALPLSFVSSPPFRRFMAQVDPCYHLPPPAFFSGKALPLLHEAMGEQVRQEMRWAKGGCVHLSVSVAAQDTVVDYVAITAHWGVTRPGSQQVGSGSPRKQAVLWVRGLPLESVLEDRQRELREQLSLWLSHGSLRPGFLVAGGCPSLEQVVRTEGYIPVPCFVHCLDSLVGSFLCHHHSVQIILGTARAICSHFQGSAEARRLLSQLQRRCGLPAHQPFWELSDHWVSAYRLMEWLVEQQRPLQEYEEKHQLGKAGTALSAMFWSLTDSLVQLLRPFQMVVREASTTQASLSLVLPQLRYLHIFLEQVRGYFEEQSAGEMGAAVRLAEGLALQLTTDGQLTELFHREEFVLATLLDPRFKGRIEAILPAGADIDHWKQVLVYKVKEIMVSEYSLPPSPSLQSPRAVRADSALSGRVARSSGAEGKDQEDPMQRGSASESLLFGQREKSLLEQLESVGLLASRRSGASLSMENHQASVIVKKYLRENEAVGAQEDPLAYWEKRWDVWPALARLATIYLSCPPTGTFSASVLASLGSRTITEHDPSLPVDAIQYLLFLKTNLENFPSYTPPPLIFPSGDLADVEQTSEPDCTV
- the LRRC61 gene encoding leucine-rich repeat-containing protein 61 isoform X3, producing the protein MAQVDPCYHLPPPAFFSGKALPLLHEAMGEQVRQEMRWAKGGCVHLSVSVAAQDTVVDYVAITAHWGVTRPGSQQVGSGSPRKQAVLWVRGLPLESVLEDRQRELREQLSLWLSHGSLRPGFLVAGGCPSLEQVVRTEGYIPVPCFVHCLDSLVGSFLCHHHSVQIILGTARAICSHFQGSAEARRLLSQLQRRCGLPAHQPFWELSDHWVSAYRLMEWLVEQQRPLQEYEEKHQLGKAGTALSAMFWSLTDSLVQLLRPFQMVVREASTTQASLSLVLPQLRYLHIFLEQVRGYFEEQSAGEMGAAVRLAEGLALQLTTDGQLTELFHREEFVLATLLDPRFKGRIEAILPAGADIDHWKQVLVYKVKEIMVSEYSLPPSPSLQSPRAVRADSALSGRVARSSGAEGKDQEDPMQRGSASESLLFGQREKSLLEQLESVGLLASRRSGASLSMENHQASVIVKKYLRENEAVGAQEDPLAYWEKRWDVWPALARLATIYLSCPPTGTFSASVLASLGSRTITEHDPSLPVDAIQYLLFLKTNLENFPSYTPPPLIFPSGDLADVEQTSEPDCTV
- the LRRC61 gene encoding leucine-rich repeat-containing protein 61 isoform X1, which codes for MDPETTNVQRAVGVLVQGGSVGSEGVNIRLHSPRSLGLSSHCPKLPSMLEVETVRKPPKKHTPSRSVGQEPPLCADSAETRSKSPATTLASSSSKFNTRATNTSCGLGWDAGGHLPENEVKLEFADIEEKAGGSRKIRASNSQKKSERELPLQRKRPRPLPRALSVPSPDQAFLEEQEEGPLGPHVCSKKRRAYSLERPGLHPAVSGANCHASPGQDKNKPKGDPGPCGLKSVLGQEPPVQPRKKVSKQKACGRRKEGEPAARTLRDPVLSSGQAPSSLVLVQTSSLDRREVGQPGENEVRQTDVLIARLAREVRHLKKWKKRHLLPGVGEQPPLLSLQRPLCPKKLVSTAGVEAKGWAPGPPPGPLDTTGQKPTPDLRRFFTTVNYRNICRVTCTLCHASIKQGKVKGQSQPSGLVRHLARKHGLDVGRKPTAAGPGREQGGAENKQKGLPAGAAGQVSQGLPSPRRCPDASPPEDGEGQAAPGRPEQLVQALSPLPTPTRDKPTVAPVEGGEDQGGLYAPNQPRAQAWNHSIAELLCSLALPLSFVSSPPFRRFMAQVDPCYHLPPPAFFSGKALPLLHEAMGEQVRQEMRWAKGGCVHLSVSVAAQDTVVDYVAITAHWGVTRPGSQQVGSGSPRKQAVLWVRGLPLESVLEDRQRELREQLSLWLSHGSLRPGFLVAGGCPSLEQVVRTEGYIPVPCFVHCLDSLVGSFLCHHHSVQIILGTARAICSHFQGSAEARRLLSQLQRRCGLPAHQPFWELSDHWVSAYRLMEWLVEQQRPLQEYEEKHQLGKAGTALSAMFWSLTDSLVQLLRPFQMVVREASTTQASLSLVLPQLRYLHIFLEQVRGYFEEQSAGEMGAAVRLAEGLALQLTTDGQLTELFHREEFVLATLLDPRFKGRIEAILPAGADIDHWKQVLVYKVKEIMVSEYSLPPSPSLQSPRAVRADSALSGRVARSSGAEGKDQEDPMQRGSASESLLFGQREKSLLEQLESVGLLASRRSGASLSMENHQASVIVKKYLRENEAVGAQEDPLAYWEKRWDVWPALARLATIYLSCPPTGTFSASVLASLGSRTITEHDPSLPVDAIQYLLFLKTNLENFPSYTPPPLIFPSGDLADVEQTSEPDCTV